actggaacgacacgagacagcaAGCAAAGCACAACACCTCACGCGCATGCAAAGGTGCTCTCGGTGAATCTTTTCGGTTGGTTGCTGGAACGGtgaggattgtggctggcctagggcccctagccatggttcaaatcattccttggaatgctggtaagaggttttggtcggtgcttcaagccccaatggccattagcctcgcaaacgacgcaagcaaATCAAAGCACGgttgctgtatttttggacagcaacttgctgtgtcggttcggtggctcgttcgagttctcggttggcttttagcctatggccttggactggacagtgcccctttgagttgggaaggtcatgttttctaccgtttgtcattcggatcatttttgaggtcgtacgagaatttacggtacgatgtgccaaattgactctcgaaagagcgtttcttgttttggcctccattcgcCTAGATTTCGACttgcatcattttaggagcattattttatcattttagacgtattttaatcatgactatatgatgtttaagtgttggctcgggttggttcggagtcatgactaaatacgaagtcgttcggTGAAATTGTCACATTTTTGAGTGTTATTGTatagtttggtcccataaatctattgcatattttcatgacatatttaggttgcagcgagcctgggagcgatccaatccaagcAGTAAATTATttcaggatatttaattgtgccatttaattatattacgtgcataagaatataaaatgttcatttttgagattatgcgatattgcttgtggccatttcactatcatgggattattgctaaatccggtcgccagttaccggtccggtcgccagttaccggtcagtagagtttgtttcacccagtatactgtggctacagtctgatcagacgtttactattttacacggtcgccagttaccggttagtttCAGTGCAGGAGCCACTTGCGtataccataatctcaccaggaaAATTAATAcaggctatttcagtacagggctccaaggagcaaacatttttaccataatattttcagttcagttatgcatgtattataattaatcatgacacgacatttttacgatatgcctcatgacatgacatttttatcccatgcaaattttactatatttattttttatttacgatatatgcatgttgagtctttagactcactagacttgattgttgtaggttctgatgatgatggggccgagggcggggaccagtgagcaggctcgagtcggcagtagtaggacccgaggacctcagttcagcatttattttattgatggctcaaacattttatttattgttgGAAAAACTTTTTactgttatttcgaaaatgttaatttcttccgctgccacattgaacatcaaactttatttataagttcttttatgaagggggaaattttaattatttaaaaagaaaaattttaaaaaaaattccgcaaattttccaAGTAAGGATTTTTAGGCCGTTAAAAGAACTATGAGAAATTGAAAACAAGAAAATTTATTAACTCGGCTACAATCCAAGTTGATGTAGTAGGAAAGTTTTTGAGGATATAGACGAAATCAAATTCCTATCCCCAAGGAGGTAAAATCATGGTATGAATTTGGGACTATTGCCTCAATTTTTACTACATTACTCAACTTCCCAGAAATCTTAGCATTACTGAAAATGGATGCAGCAAGCTGTTCATGAAACATAAACAAATTGATGATTATTCGTCAAGAGAAAATATTCTGGAGTTCTATTATTTTAGAACAACATCAGAGTTAGCTAGGAAAAGCTCACATGAAGCCTTTCACTCCATCAAGTTGAAAAAACCAGACATAAACATTCAGAAGTTCATCAAGGATCCTCCAGAGAATGAAACTCCTCTTGTTTCATCATTCACTAAAGACGACATCTCCATTAGACGAGCATGAAGATTATGGGTTTGTCTCATGGAGATGGATAAAGTCaatttttatttaagttttatcaaaattttgtaAAAAGACGTTTTCTGTTAAATACCATGAAAGAAAAAATTACAAGCTTTGCggaataaatatttgaaaaaaaatcttttgtggaacaaCTAGCTACCGAGGAGgagtaaagaaactcgtcggaaattctATAATATGGATTATGTGGGAAGATGATCAGAATGAATATGTACAGAATGTCCAAACCAGAAAGGGCCAGAAGCAAAAGAATCATATATGTGATCCAATCACTCTATTAGTGGAGGATGAGTCACTCAACCACTACAATATGAAAACCACTAACTAGTGGTACACCAACTAGAAGATGTTGTCGGCTACATCTTTCAActtcttcatttttctttcaaaataaaattttgaatattatgtttgttgtaatTCAAGTTACTATAAGAAGCTAAACATGTTTATCCTCCTCTACAAGGGTTACTGTGtaataatatgttatattttttaataaaagaacCAAGGCTTACGGTCTCTCTCATGTAACTTCGTTACTATACATCATGAGATAGGAAACAATAAAGAGTGCTAAGTGTTTTTTAAGGGATCTATATCAAGAACCAAGtatataaaaaagaaaaaagactgCGGGGCTTTTGGATAATATTACCAgctgatttttatttatttatttttttgtccggaaatattattattattattatttaacttGAGTCAGATAATAgttgatatttaattttttctaaaaatccCTATAGTTTAAAATAATTAGAAATTTTACCAAATTTagtaatattaaaaaataacttACAATATGGCTACATATAACTAGTTTAATTATTACTAatcattttttaattattattagcaATTATTGTAATATTATAATTCTTACTAACCTTTAGTTAATATTCAaattagtattattattttaattgttatgTTAACTATTCACAATAAatgcatatttattttattattaaattttaattattttgaaaattattaattaacacCTTTAGCATTTTGTTTGAATTTTGGAGATTGAAATtagtaaaaatttaataattttattttgtaatCATTCTTATTAAGtataatttatttatcttatcagaCAAACAAAGCGCGACGCCTAAaatcttttttttatatatatatatgtatatataaatttgaattaaaattaaaaccaAGTTATTCAAATTCAGATAATTGGCCATAGTTAACTCGATTTCCTTGTTTGCATCTTGAAACTAGTTTGGTTACTGTAAAACTGGATCGATTGGCTTTAATGGGCCTAAAATTGGATCTATTGGTTGTAATGGGCCCATATTTTTCCACTGGGCCAAGAGAGGATATTTGAACGAGTGGGATCAATGCCCACATTTCATAAATTCTTAcctatattattaatttatgtccattttattttcttattatttgaataattttattaaatctttttatAACTCATAATGTACAATACTTTaaacttattttttaaaatttattggatgtgattaattttattattctaataaattatatttttttgtaaaacatCTATTCGTataattttaatcataaaacatattattcagtatatttattttataacaaaaacttgtgtgagactgtcttacgagtcgtattttgtgagatgaatctCTTTTTTGGGTcatccaaaaaaaaatattatttttttatgttaagagtaatACTTTATAttctgaatatcggtatgattgacccgtctcaaaaataaagattcgtgagatcacaagagacctactttcattttatttaataagTATCACAAATGAAAAATGAATTGCTATATTTCGTTATCGTCCCTTCTCATTTATTATCAAAGAAGAACTAATTTAAAAGATTCTCGAATACGTCACAAAACGTCATATTCACGAGGATTTGTGTATTGGGTTCTTAATTTGGTGGATTTGAAGCCCAATCTTAATGATTTGATTGAATATAATTTGCTGTTATTATAATACTGGGATAAATAAtaaattggcaaaaacttgtgtgagacagtatcacggatcatatttgtgagacgtatatcttatttgggtcatttatgaaaaaatattactttttatgctacgagtattacattttattcaaAGGGTTGACCCGTTttcagataaagattcgtgagaccgtctcacaaaagacctactcgcGCTTATACATTATATTAGTCGCATATAGCTACAAGGTAGCCTTTTTATAACGTCTAAAGACatcgtttttttttaaaaaaaaaaaaaaatcaggacgATGAACGACCGTTTATTACGTAATGAATGGAAACATTTTTGTATATTGAGAGAATGAAGAATCAAAAATAGTTGATCCAGAGATCTACACCCTGTATATCTTTGATGTGTTAGCCTTTTTCACATGGTTACTAACCAACCAACTAACTAACTGAATGTATGACTAGTAAGTAAGTTTTATATCTAATATCCCCCTTAAGATGTACTATAAATGTTTTTGATAGACATCTTGGAAAGTAAGAGTGAGAGAGTGGTTTATGGCAATGGCTTGGTGAACATATCCGCTAGTTGGGAAGACGATCGAACAGGAAGCAATTTGATTGAACCATCGAGGATTCGGCCTCGAATAAAATGGCAATCTatatctatgtgcttggttctTTCATGAAATACTCGGTTTTGAGCAATGTGTATAGCCGATTGACTGTCACAAAATAAAGTGGCTGGCGAAGAGGTATGAACTTGAAAATCGCGAAGGAGATTAGTGAGCCAAATTATTTCACTAGCAGTGCTTGCGAAGGCTCGATATTCAGCCTCTGCGGATGACCGTGAGATTGTAGCTTGTTTCTTGGCTTTCCAGGATATCAATGCATCACCAAGGAAAATGCAAAAACCAGTAACAGACTTTCTGGTATCCGGACATGACGCCCAATCTGCATCAGAAAATGCGTGCAAAAGAGTGGATGATGAGGCTGGGAAAAACATGCCCTGCCCCGGTGTTCCCTTGAGATATCTTAAAAGGTGATATATTGCATGTAGATGAGGTGTGCGTGGTTGAGACACGAATTGACTGAGCTTGTGTACGGCAAACGTGATGTCCGGGAGAGACAATGTAAGATAAAGAAGACGTCCAATGAGGCGTCGATATTGGAAAATATCTGTCAAAGGCTCTCCATCAGTGATGTTAAGATGAGTATGTGGCTCCATTGGTGTGGAGAGGGGCTTACTAGCCAAGAAACCAATGTCTTCTAACAACTTAAGAGTGTATTGACGTTGAGATAGACAAATCCCCAATTGTGATCTAGCGATTTCAAGaccaagaaaatatttaagAGAACCTAAGTCCTTGAGTTTAAAAAGTCCCTGAAGATGAATGGTTAAGTCCTGAATAAGATTAGGGGAAGGTCCAGCGATGATAATATCGTCGACATAAACCAGTAATGTAATGAATGAAGACCCCATGCCTTTAGTGAACAAAGTGTGATCAGATTGTGATtgattaaatccagattgaagACGAGCGTGGGAGAATTTTGTGTACCATTGTCGAGACGCTTGACGAAGCCCATAGATTGATTTGTGAAGCTTGCACACAAGTTTGGGCGATGAAGTAGTAGCTTGAACACGAGTGGTATATCCAAGAGGTAAATCCATATAGACTTCCTCCAATAAGTCACCATTGAGAAAGCCATTGTTGACGTCTAACTGAGCAAGACTCCATTGTTTACTAGCCGCAAGAGCTAGTAAGACTTTGACAGTAGCTAATTTGGCTGGGGGAAAACGTTTCAAAGAAATCAACACCTTCTTGTTGCGTGTATCATTTGGCTACAAGAAGAGCTTTATGTCGATCAATCGATCCATTGGATGCATACTTAATCTTGTAAATCCATCTACTGCCGATGGCATGTTTGTCCGGGGGTAGAGGAACCACGGACCATGTGTGATTTGCTTCCATGGCATCAAGTTCATCTTTCATGGCTGTTTGCCATTGAGGAAGATGTTTAGCTTGATGAAAATATTGTGGTTCAAAATGCGAGGATACATTAAGTGTGAGATTTCGAAATGAAGGTGATAAAGAGGCATATGATATGTATGAGTTTAAAGGATAAAAGGACTTAGAACTCAGCTGGGCCTTTGATTTCAAGAGGTTGCAATGATAATCTCGAAGATAGGATGGAGGTTGAGAGTGCCTGGAAGATGTGCGAGGAGGCATGGAAGTTGTTGGAATTGAAGTTGAGACCAGTGGCGAAGTGGTGGTGTTGGAGTCATTGGATGGCTGAGACTCAACCAAATCTGGTGACAGATTCAGAACTTGTTGGCTGAGACTCAACCAATGTTGGAATGACATAATCAGGGATCGGTGTGTTTAATGGGAGCGGGAGAACCACCTCAGGAAATGAATCAATACGAATCTTGGACGTGAGTGTTTTGAATGGAAATGTATTTTCACGAAAAGTCACATCCCGTGAAATAAAGATTTCTTTGCTATGGATGTCTAGCAGTTTGTAGCCTTTGATGTTGGAAGGATAACCCAGAAAAACACATGCATGAGCTCTAGGAGAGAACTTGTCATGATGAGCAGCCAAAGTAGATGCAAAGGCAAGACATCCAAATGTGCGCATTGAAGAATAATCAAATACCTTGTGATAAAGTAGTTCATAAGGAGACTTATTGTGTGTTGTATGGGATGGAACCcgattgatcaaataagtcacGGTCAAGATACACTCGCCCCAAAGGTCAGTATGGACGTGAGATTGAAAGAATAAAGCTCTGGCAACATTAAGAAGATGCTGATGTTTTCTCTCAACCACAGAGTTCTGTTGTGGTGTCTGGACACATGATCGTTGATGAATGATACCTTTCTCCATGCACAAGTCGGTGAAAGCAAGTTCCTTTGCATTGTCTGTACGAAATGCTTTGATCTTTAGATGAAATTGAGTATTGACCATAGTGGAAAATCGAGAGACGCCTCTATAAGCATCAGATTTTTGTTGCAACAGAAATACCCACGTGAATCTAGTGCAATCTTCTACCAAGGTCAGGAAATATCGTTGATTATTTAACGTTGCAGCATTGTACGGTCCCCAGATATCACAATGAATAAGATCGAAAGGAGAATCAGACATGTTATGATGAGATATAAAAGCAAGTCGTCTTGGTTTAGCTAATGGACAAATGATGCAAGATTTACAATTATCTATGTGGCTTCAATGTATTGTAATTGATCTTTTAAGGTATGCATCACTTGAACAGATGGGTGTCCAAGACGATTGTGCCATGTCTCCATCGAAATCTGATTAATGAAGATGTCTTGAAGATCTGAGTTTGTATCCAGAACATAAAGGCCTTCAACTTTCCTACCCTTGCCAATCATCTTCTTCATGATCACCTCCTGGATAGTGAACGAATTGTGATAAATGCTAATCACTGACTTAGCATTGGCAAGAAGGGAGCTGACAGATAATAGATTAAACTTGAAGTGTGGTATAAACATGACATCTTCAAGAGTCAAATGTTCACTAATTTTAACACTGCCACAAAACTTAACTTCAATGGTAGTGTGATTAGGGAGAGTAACGGTGGATCCTGTGACAGATTGTAATGAGTTAAACAATGACGCACATGAGCAAATATGTCTGGAAGCCCCAGAGTCAACAACCCAACACGACAGATAAGATAAACCATTATGAGCATATGTGGATAAACAAATACCTGTGGTGTGGACAGTTTCATAGTTAGTAATGGGGGTAACACGTTTGTCCAGGgaagaaatctgctgatcaaataGCTGTCTCAATTAATGCAGCTGCTCAGTGCTGAATCCttggattgaattcggagatataACATTACTGATAGGAACATGACCTGAAGAACCACTAATTTCAGATACTTGATTTGCCTTAGCTGTTGTATAACGAGATGTGGGTGTGCCCCGAAGCTTAGAACCTGGAGGATATCCATGTATTTTATAGCACGTATCCACTGTATGACCATGAATATTACACTTGGTACAAAATGGTCTTTCCTTGGGAAACCTCGCTTGCCCTCGAACTTGAGCATGTCTCTGTGATTGATCATTCTTGAATGCAAATGCCATGTCTCCAGTTGAATTAGAAGTAGTAAAGTGTGTACCAATTGTTCACTGCCTTTCTTTTTGAACAACAAAGGAGAAAACATGGCTGATGGGGGGAAGAGGATTAAGCAACAGCACCTGACTTCTATTTTGGGCAAAGGAATCATTAAGTCCCATAAGAAAAGTCATGATGTATTCCATTTGAATGTGATCATCCAGCTTCTTTAACGCTTCACACATGCATTTACCACAACTACACATCGGACGAAAGTTGTTCAATTCTTCCCATATGGCTTTAAGTTTCACATACACTAACAGAAAGTTGCTCTTGACGTAAGCTCACGAGATCATGTTTCAATTGGAAAATCCTTGGGCTATCACTTTGCTGAAATCGCTCCTTGAGATCATCCCATATGGCGGCTGCGGATTCAGAAAATAGAATGCTTGCGGAAATATCTTTGGATACAGAATTAAGGATCCAAGATATCATGATATTGTTGTTTCTAGCCCAGAAACCAAGTAAATGTGTATCAGCCTCTAATGGCTTCACAATTGTCCCATCCACAAACCCCAGCTTGTTCTTGACCGATAACGCAATTCGCATGGCTCTGCTCCAAGAAGCGTAATTGTCTCCAGTCAACGATTGCGAAACTAATGTGAGTCCCGGATTATCAGAATGATGCAAGAAGTAAAGGCTCATTGGATCATCTATGGCAGAGAGACTGCCTAGTCGAGGAAATTCGGATAGATTTCCATGCGCCATTGGAGATACAATTCAAGTTTCACCGAAGGAAGATGacgaaacaaaaacaaaattggCAATTTGGGAAGAAGAGGAAATCACCAAGAGCAGACAATTAATGCATATAAACCGAAGATTGAATTCGTGATTGACGTTTCCGGCACGGAAGCTCTGATATCATATTACGTAATGAATGGAAACATTTTTGTATATTGAGAGAATGAAGAATCAAAAAATAGTTGATCCAGAGATCTACACCCTGTATATCTTTGATGTGTTAGCCTTTTTCACATGGTTGCTAACCAACCAACTGACTAAATGTATGACTAGTAAGTAAGTTTTATATCTAATACCGCTCAACGTCTATACAGTGAGCCGCGGGTGGATCCTAGGCCAGACATTGATATGCGTCAATGTTAATAATTAACAGAGGAAAATGTGACCAGTATGGAAACAGGTCATAGGGCTAGAATCCCGCTACACAGCACgcctatttatttttaatcttaAATAAAATGTGTGGGCATTCAATTATACGGTGGCCCTGGCGTAATAGACCCACAAATTTTGGTGAACACATAATTATAACTTTTGATTAATATAGAAACAATTGTAATTTCACGTGTCACTCTAGTTGATAAATAAAACTTGCtaagaaaaaattaaataaaaatatatacttaaaattatgacaaaaatttatgaatttttggaatcaataaattttgattgagtttattatatataaatttgtaAGACAGGAAAATTAAAACAagaaatatatgtgtatatTGTTGAAATTATATCACAGATATACAACTTTAACGCCCAGTTTGGTTAGCTTGTTTAATGTGAGATTGTTTAATTATCATTTGTTTGCTTTCATTTACAAATGCCATATTGACTATTAGGTGGACAAACTTTACTGTTGTCATTGGACTACAGATCCATGCATTTATTGTGGATACAATTTATCCTGCTGCTCTCATAAATTCTATTGCCCAAAATACCCCTGCTTCTAAAATAAAATCTTGCAAGTGGCGTACGGACACATCATTCTCTTTCTTACTTCGGAAGAGCCGATGGATGCGCAGTACTGCCGAAATCGAAAGTGGTGAACCAAAAATCCTCATTTCTAAGTCCGATCTGTTCAATTTTCACGTTTAATCGAAGGTAAAACTCGAGAAATTACAACTTTGAAGCTATGTGTGATTATTGGTTTTGTATGTAATGCATAACGTAATTCAACGCAGTGTAACCTGAGGAAAACTAGCGACTGATGAACATTTCTTCTTTCACGTGATCGTTGTTTAGTACAAATGTATTGTACATACCCTAGCAGTGTTATGTTGTCGTTATTTTTCCAGTTCTTGTACTGTaattttgaacttttttttTGCGTAAATCCTGTACAAAAAATTTTCGTGTGACATTGTATGAGACATTCGTTGTGAATCTGTGTTGGGCTGTTGTACAACACAAATCTTGTTTTGTAAATTGTAGATTATTTTACTAAAGCTTCATAAACTGATATACACGAGTTACAGCTTTATTAACCATGTTGCTGAGTTTTCGTTATTTATTTCTTGGCTCGTTCTAATTTGCGGTTGCATTTTATAAGTACGTGTGCAAAATGGACCGTAGACATCATAACATTAGAATTTTGCTGCTGCTACACCAAATGATGGTCCGTACAATTTTTATGGTATGTCTTTTAATACCACAATCGCACTGTGGTGGTGTCTTCGGTTCCATCATACGCCACCACCGGTAGAGAAAATATTAAACATTCCTAAAAAGATTAACAAATTCTAATTACAGTAGATGATTTATTCACTGTCATTTGTAGGAACATCTTTCGCTCAAATTTTGTTTGAAGAAAGTATTCGAATTTTTAAAATAGTAGGAAAAACTTCGAAGTCAAAACAAAATGTTTTATCTGTTTCCGTAATAGCATGGACATACAAAAAACAAAATCGATGCGCAAAACCTGAATGACACAAGAAATTATATCTACTCTCGTAATATCAGGATTCATAATATAAGAAATCAAGTGAACATAAACCTAAAAAAATTACTACACGGTCAAAGCGACTAACTTGTTCGTTTTTGTTTCTATGAAAATCGAAATTAAGAGCACACTCGAATAAAAACTTCAGAAATTACTCACAATAACTTTTTCTCCCAAGTAGCTCTTGATTTCTTCCACTGATTCGTACCACGTTTGTACATAAAATTTCTTATATCACCTGCAAGAAAAAATAAACGCGAAGACCATGTTCATGCTTACCGATGGATCTTCGGTTCAAATCTTTCACGGATCTGACCTCGACTTACGATCTTGAAGGAAGAACGATGTGGAGAGGGATTTCATTTGCCGTCAAATTTTATGGGATAGAGACGGAAGCTGAGGGGAGAAGTGAACAATTAtggcaaaaaaattaaaatataacacataagGGTATTTTGGTCATTAATAAGTTTGACATTATTTTATCCCTTCTCTTAAAATTGCAccacacatgatattatatataacCCAAATTACATATCTTATCCTATC
This region of Primulina eburnea isolate SZY01 chromosome 14, ASM2296580v1, whole genome shotgun sequence genomic DNA includes:
- the LOC140811117 gene encoding uncharacterized protein translates to MAHGNLSEFPRLGSLSAIDDPMSLYFLHHSDNPGLTLVSQSLTGDNYASWSRAMRIALSVKNKLGFVDGTIVKPLEADTHLLGFWARNNNIMISWILNSVSKDISASILFSESAAAIWDDLKERFQQSDSPRIFQLKHDLVSLRQEQLSVSVCET